The Streptomyces sp. HUAS MG91 sequence GGGTCGTGGACACCCCCAGGGGGTACGGGGTGTCGATGGCGCGACCCGGTCCCGCCCAGAGGCCGTTTCCGGCCAGACGGACGCGGCAAGTTGGCTGGAAAGGCGCGATCGATGAATTCGGTGCCCCGCGACGGGCGGGCCCCGCCCGTCGCGGGGCAGGCCTCCTTGGCCATGAACGCGACAGACGGTAATCTCGTGCCGTTAGCGACGACGGTCGACGGAAGCCGGTGAGAACCCGGCACGGTCGCGCCACTGTGATACGGACGCCTCGCGCGCCCGGTGAGTCAGACCCGTGACGGTCGTCCATGTGCACCACCGAGACGGGACGCGAACTCCCGAAGGAGGCCCTGCCATGGCGCAGCACGTCGCCCAGCCGACCGCCACCACCCCTGTCATACCGGCCAAGCTGCCGTTGAAGGCCATCGCCCCCTGGGCGGCGTTCTTCGGCATCCTGATGCTCGTCCTGCTGTACTTCGTCGGCGCCGAACAGGGTGCCACCTCGGTGTTCAGCGGAGCGGGCGTCCACGAGTGGGTGCACGACGCCCGCCACCTGCTCGGCTTCCCCTGCCACTGAGAAGGCGGAGGAACGTCGCGCTCCCATGAACTCCACCACCGTACGCAACCTGCTCGTGCGGGGGATGCTCGCCGGTCTCGCGGCCGGCGTGCTCGCCCTCGTCATCTCCTACTGGCTCGGTGAGCCGCTGGTCGACAAGGCCATCGGCTTCGAGGAGTCCCACGCCGGGCACTCGCACGGCGACGAGGTCGAACTCGTCTCCCGCGGCCTGCAGTCCACCGCCGGTCTCGCCACCGGTGTCCTCGTCTACGGCGTCGCCTTCGGCGGCATCGCCGCACTCGCCTACTGCTTCGCGCTCGGCCGCGTGGGCCGCTTCGGCCCCCGCGCGACCGCCCTGCTCCTGTCGGGTTGCGCGCTGCTGGCCGTCTACGTCGTACCGTTCCTGAAGTACCCGGCCAATCCGCCCGCCGTCGGCAACCCCGACACCATCGGCAAGCGGACCACCCTGTACTTCCTGATGATGGTGCTCAGCGTCCTGCTCGCGGTCGCGGCGACCATCCTCGGCAAGCGGCTCGCGCCACGCCTCGGCACCTGGTGGGCCACCGTCGTCGCCGTCCTCGCCTTCGCCGTGGTCATCGGCCTGGCCTTCCAGTTCCTGCCCGTGATCAACGAGGTGCCCGAGCACTTCCCGGCCGCCGTGCTCTGGCGCTTCCGGCTCTCGGCCCTCGCCATCCAGATCACGCTGTGGACCGGATTCGGGCTGCTCTTCGGCGAGTTGGCCGAGCGCCTGCTCAACCCCAGGCCCGCCGCGGCCCGCCAGGCGGTCCCGGCAGCGCACTGAACCGGCCGGTCGAGCAGTGGGACCGAGCCGGAACGAGAGGGCCCGCGGAACCGTCCGCGGGCCCTCTCGCGTTCACCGGTGCACCTGTGCCGTCACCGGGCCGGCGCCTCGGCGAGAGGCCGGCCGCAGCGCACGTTCCAGCGGCCGCCGCGGCCGCTCAGCTCGGTGACGGTCAGCGGTGCCACGTCGCAGCGCCAGTACGCCGACAGGGGCGCGCCCAGAGCGTGCACCACGGCGGCCCGCGCCAGCTCGGGCTCCACGACGCCGATGACGAGTCCGTCGCCGTCGAGCGCGTCCAGCCACCGCGACACCCGCCCGCACACGTCGGCCACCGACTCCCCGCCCCCGGCGCGGAACTCCGGATCCCCGAGCCACCGGCCCACGTCCTGCGGCGACTCCCCGCTCACCTCGGCCAGGGTCCGGCCGCGCCAGGCCCCCGTGTCCGGAGCGGCCAGCTCGTCCGGCGCGGCGACCGGGCCGAGCCCCAGCAGCCCGGCGGTCTCCCGGCAGCGCCGGCTCCCGGACACGACGGCCAGGTTGGGCGCCGGCAGCGCGGGGGCCGCGGCGACGGCGGCCGCCCGGCCGGCGGCGTCCAGCGCGGCCCCGTCGTCGAACCGGGCCTCGCGCAGCGAGGCGTTCAGGGCGGGAGAGACGAACCAGACGCGACGGCTCACGACACGTTCCTTCCGGGGGACGGGCTTCGGCGACGGGCGGGGCGTCGGTGATCGGTGGACCCGGGAATCGGCCGGGCGAATCTAGCATCCGGCCCGTTCCCCCCTGGGCGCCGAGGGGAGCCGCCGGGCGGAGCCCGAACAAGGGGCCCGCGGCGGGGACGCGTGCCGTGAACTGCGAGACTGTCCGTCATGGGCACGCAGAACACGCAGGGCACGGAGCAGCGCACGATCCTCGTCATCGGGATCGGCGCCGGTGACCCCGACCACCTCACCCTTCAGGCCGTGAAGGCCATCCGGCGGGCCGACGTCTTCTTCGTCGTCGGCAAGGGTGCCGACAAGTCCGCGCTCACGGATCTGCGCCACCAGATGCTGGAGGAGCACGCCGAGGCCCCGTACCGCGTGGTGGAGGTCGAGGACCCGAGCCGGAACCGCCGCCCCATGGACCGCTCCGCCTACACGTCCACCATCGAGGACTGGCGGGCCCGGCGCGGCGACCTCTTCGAGCGGCTGATGCTGGACGAGCTGGCGCCGGGCCAGACCGGCGCGTTCCTCGTGTGGGGCGACCCGTCGCTCTACGACAGCACCCTCGGCATCCTCGCCGACATCGAGACCCGCGGCCGGGTCTCCGCGGCCGTCGAGGTGGTCCCCGGCATCACCAGCGTGTCCACGCTCGCCGCGCGCCACCGCATCCCGCTCAACCAGGTGGGCCGCCCCGTGCACATCACCCCGGCGCGCCGCCTGCCCGAGGTCGGCCGACGCGACGACGGGGACATCGTCGTCATGCTCGACGGCGGCGAGTCGTTCACCCAGGTCGAGGGCGAGGGTCTGTGGATCTACTGGGGCGCCTACCTGGGAACCCCGGACGAGCTGCTGGTCGCCGGCCCGCTGGACGAGGTCCGCGACCGCATCCGGCAGGTGCGGTCCGAGGCGCGTGCGCGGCACGGCTGGATCATGGACACCTATCTGCTGCGGAACACGGACGGGCCGGCGCAGCCGTCCGCCCCCTCCGACCCCGCCTGACCGCCGGACGCGAGGCGCGGGCCCGGCCCTGTGACACGTACGAGGCCGGCGCCGGAAGATCTCCGACGCCGGCCCCGTGAAGTCCGCCCGGTCCGTGGGCCCTTGCGATCAGTCCACTGCCTGCCCGCACTTGGCCCGCAGTTCCGCGATGGCGTTCTCGAAGTCCGTGAGGGACTCGAAGGCGCGGTAGACGGAGGCGAAGCGCATGTAGGCCACCGGGTCCAGCTCGCTGAGCGGTTCCAGCACGGCCAGCCCCACGTCGTGCGTGCTCAGCTGGGCGCTGCCGGCGGCCCGCAGGTTCTCCTCCACCTGCTGGCCGAGCCGGTCGAGCATGTCCTCCGTGATGGGACGGCCCTGGCACGCCTTGCGGACACTGCTGACGATCTTCGTACGGCTGAACGGCTCGGTCACCCCGCTGCGCTTGACCACGAGGAGCGAGTACGTCTCCAGCGTGGTGAAACGGCGCTGGCAGTGGGCGCACTGGCGGCGTCGGCGGATCGATGTGCCGTCATCGGTCGACCGGCTGTCGATGACGCGGCTGTCGGGGAGCCTGCAGAAGGGGCAGTACACCGTTCGTGTCCTTTCGGATTGCCTCGGACGGTTGGGTGTTCGTCCGGCGTCCGGCCGACCGTGGAGCGACGCCCATCGTAACGTAACTGACCTGCGGCTTTTCCTGAACTCAACCAAGTCCGCCCGCAGTCAGGGCGCGACTTCCGGGTTCTGCCGGATCCCCGACACCGTGCCGGATCAGGCCGGACCGAGCTCCCCGCGCACGGTCCGCGCGGCTGCGACCAGGTTCTCCAGCGAGGAGCGGGTCTCGGGCCGGCCGCGGGTCTTCAGGCCGCAGTCCGGGTTGACCCACAGCCGCTCGGCGGGAATCGCCTCGAGTCCCGTACGCAGCAGCCCGGCCATCTCGTCCGCGCTCGGCACGCGCGGGGAGTGGATGTCGTAGACACCGGGACCGGCCTCGCGCGGGTAGCCGTGCGCGGCGAGTTCGCGGGCGACCTGCATGTGCGAGCGCGCCGCCTCCAGGCTGATCACGTCGGCGTCGAGATCGTCGATCGCCTGCACGATGTCCCCGAACTCGGCGTAGCACATGTGCGTGTGGATCTGGGTGCCCGGGCGCACCCCGGCGGTGGCGAGCCGGAACGCCTCCGTCGCCCAGTCCAGGTAGGCGGCACGGTCGGCGGCGCGCAGCGGCAGGGTCTCGCGCAGCGCGGGCTCGTCGACCTGGATGACCGAGGTGCCGTTCGCCTCCAGGTCGTCGACCTCGTCGCGCAGGGCGAGGGCGACCTGGCGCGCGGTGTCGCCGAGCGGCTGGTCGTCGCGGACGAAGGACCAGGCGAGCATCGTCACGGGACCGGTGAGCATGCCCTTGACCGGGCGGTCGGACAGCGACTGGGCGTACGACGTCCAGCGCACCGTCATCGGCCCGGGACGGGAGACGTCCCCGGCCAGGACCGGCGGCCGGACGTAGCGGGTGCCGTAGGACTGCACCCAGCCGTGCCGCGTGGCGAGGTAGCCGGTGAGCTGCTCGGCGAAGTACTGGACCATGTCGTTGCGTTCGGGCTCGCCGTGCACCAGGACGTCGATCCCGGCCTTCTCCTGGAAGGAGACGACGTCCCGGATCTCGGTCCTGATGCGCTCCTCGTAGCCCGCGGTGTCGATCCGCCCCGCCCTCAAGTCGGCACGGGCCGTGCGCAGTTCGGTGGTCTGCGGGAACGAGCCGATCGTGGTCGTCGGCAGCAGCGGCAGGCCCAGATGGGCACGCTGGGCGGCGGCCCGCGCCGGGTACGGCTGGGAGCGCCGCCCGTCCGCGTCCGTCACGGCTTCGCAGCGAGCGCCTACCGCGGGGTCGCGGGTGAGGGGGGAGGTGGCGCGGGAGGCGAGGTCGGCCTTGTTGGCGGAGAGTTCCGCGGTGATCGTGTGGGTGCCCCGGGCCAGGCCCTTGGCGAGCGTCACGATCTCGGCGGTCTTCTGCCTGGCGAAGGCGAGCCAGCGCAGGATCTGCGGTTCGATGTCACGCTCCGCGGACGTGTCCAGCGGGACGTGCAGGAGCGAGCAGGAGGCGGCGACGTCGACCCGGTCGGCGAGGCCCAGGAGGGTGCCGAGCGTGGCGAGGGACCTCTCCAGGTCGTTGATCCAGATGTTGCGGCCGTCGACGACACCGGCGACCAGGCGCTTGCCGGGCAGGCCGCCGACCGCGGCGAGCGCCTCCAGGTTGGCGGCCGCGCCGCCGGTGAAGTCCAGGGTGAGACCGTCGACCGGGGTCCTCGCCAGGACCGGAAGGGCGTCGCCGAGCCGGTCGAAGTAGGAGGCGACCAGCAGCTGGGGCCGGTCCGTGAGGGCACCGAGGGTCCGGTAGGCGCGCTCGGCGGCGCCGAGGTCGGCCGGAGTGCGGTCCTGGACCAGGGCCGGCTCGTCCAGCTGCACCCACTCGGCTCCGGCGGCGCGCAGGTCGGCGAGGACTTCCGCGTACACCGGGAGCAGCCGGTCGAGGAGGGTGAGCGGGTCGAAGCCGGTGTCGACGCCGGGCGCGGGCTTGGCGAGGAGGAGATAGGTGACCGGGCCGACGAGGACCGGGCGGGGGGACAGCCCCAGGGCGAGGGCTTCCGTCAGCTCCGCGACCTGCCGGGCGGAGTCGGCGGAGAAGACCGTGTCCGGCCCCAACTCGGGCACCAGATAGTGGTAGTTGGTGTCGAACCACTTGGTCATCTCCAGCGGCGCCACGTCCTGCGTGCCGCGCGCCATGGCGAACAGGCCGTCCAGCGCGTCGGCGTCCACGGCGGCGCGGTGGCGCTCGGGGATCGCGCCGACCATGACGGTGGTGTCGAGGACGTGGTCGTAGAGGGAGAAGTCGCCGGTGGGGACTTCGGTGATCCCGGCGGCGGCGAGCGCCCGCCAGTTCTCCCGGCGCAGTCCGGCGGCGGTGGCCCGGAGGACGTCGGCGGTGACCCGGCCCTTCCAGTAGCCCTCGATCGCCTTCTTGAGCTCGCGGTCCCGTCCCTGACGGGGGTAGCCGTACACGGTGGCCCGTGCTGCCGCGGCTGCGGTCCTGGTGGTCACGGAGTTCTCCTTCGAGAGACGTATCCCTGGAATCCCGAGAACCCGAACGCGCGAAGGAGCGACGGCGGAGCGACTCCCGCGCCGCGATGGCACGGCCGTCCGCCGGATGTGTACTGCCCCGGTCACCGACCGGGGATGCCCCTGACCCGCCCTCGAGGTCACCGGAATCTCCGCGCACGCGTCGTACGCGCGCGGGCAGTCGGCAGGTCTTCGGACTCGCGGGCGCCTCCCGTGCGTGTCGCCACGTACGGAACTCCTACTGGCCGTCGCTTCCCAGGTCCCGTTCTCCGGAGCCCAGTGCGTATGACGGCGGTCGTTCCCACTCACCGCTGCGGGGCAGTCCCGGATTCCCACCGGGTTCCCTCTTACGACGCATCCCGCCTGGCGGACGGGGCGAACCAGCTGCGGGGCACACTCTACGGGCTGCCGGTGCGCACCACGACGCCGATTCCCGATGCGGGGCGCCCCGGACCCGGTGCCGGGGCGCCGGCGCTACGGCTGGACGGGTGGCTGGTAGCCGAGTGTGGTGCCCAGCAGCCACATCAGGCCGAGAACCACCGGGAGTTGGATGACCAGCTGGACCGCGGTGAACCCCACCACGTGTCGTGCGCGCAGCCCGAGGATGCCCAGGACCGGGAGCATCCAGAAGGGATTGACCAGATTGGGCAGGGCCTCGGCGGCGTTGTAGATCTGCACCGTCCAGCCCAGGTGGTAGTGGAGGTCGTTCGCGGCGTCCATCACGTACGGCGCCTCGATGATCCACTTTCCGCCGCCGGAGGGCACGAACACCCCGAGCACGGCCGAGTAGATCCCGACCACGAGCCCGAACGTGGAGCTGGACGCGATGCCGACGAACCCCTCCGAGATGTAGTGCGCCAGCGTGAACCCCTCGCCGTTCGCCGCCTTCGTCATGATGCCCGCGATCCCGGCGTAGAACGGGAACTGGATCAGGATGCCGCCGCAGGCGGGCACCGCCTTGGCGACCGCGCGCAGGAAGCCGCGGGGACGCCAGTGCAGCAGCAGACCCAGCGTCAGGAACAGCAGGTTGTACGTGTTCAGGCTGGAGATGACCTGGATCGGATCGTGCGCGGCCAGCTCGCGCGTCAGCCAGCCGAGGACCAGCGCGCCGATGAACAACGGCAGCACCGGGCTGTACTCCAGCCATTCGCCCGGCCGCGTCCGGGGCGGCAGCGGTTCGGGCCGGTCGTCGAGATCCACCCCCAGATCGGGGGCGGTGACCGCGTGCCGCGCGCGCGGCGCCGACAGATAGGCGATGCCCACGCCCATCACGAACACCACCAGCGCCACGACCAGCGACTGCCACAGGAAGATCGTCTCCCGGAACGGGATCACGCCGGTCACGCTCAGCAGCTTCGGCGGCAGGCTCGCGGGATTGGCCTGCAACTGCGCCGCCGAGGAGCTGAGACCCAGCGCCCACAGGCCGCCGATGCCCATGAACGCCGCCGCGGCCGCCGCCCGGTAGTCCAGGGCCAGCTCCCGCCGCCTCGCCATCGCCTTGGCCAGCAGCGCGGCGAAGACCATGCCGAATCCCCAGTTCACCAGGGACGCCGACAGGCCCATGGCGGCGATGAACGCCACCCCGCCCCGGCCGGTGCGCGGGATCGCCGCGAGCCGCTCGATCAGCCGGTCGGCGGGCGGCGACGACGCGAGCACGAAACCCGTGACGACCACGAGGGACATCTGCATCGTGAACGGGATCAGGTCCCAGAAGCCCGTCGAGAAGGTGTCGGCGACCTCCGTCGGCGCGGCCCCGAAGGCCAGCGCGGCGACGGCCACGACGACGACGGCGGCCAGCGCGAAGACGAACGCGTCGGGGAACCACTTCTCGACGAACCCGGCGAACCGCAGCGCCCACCGCGCCAGCAGCCCGTCCCGCCCGCCGTCCTCCGGCCCCGCGGCGGGCCGGGCGCCGACGCGTGGCGCGGTGCTCACGCCGGTGCCCCGGGCTCGCGTGGCGTGACCGGCAGCAGCCCGGCCACACCGAACGACTGCTCCAGGCGCGCCGCGTAGGACAGCAGCCGTGCCTCGTCGCCCGGCCGCCCGATCAGCTGGAGCCCGACGGGCAGCCCCGAGGCCGAGAACCCGCACGGCAACGCCACCACCGGACAGCCCGTCAGGCTGACGAAGAAGGTGATCGCGATCCAGTCGATGTAGGTCTCGGTCGCCACCCCGTCCAGCGTCCGGGGCGAGGTCCACTCGACCGGGAACGGCTCCAGGGGCGCGGACGGACACACGAGCAGATCGTGGTCCCCGAAGAAGTCGAGGACCCGGTGGAAGAGTTCACCGCGGGTCCGTTCGGCCTGCTGCAGCCGGGCGACCGACTGGTTCAGGCCGCTCTCGATGTTCCAGACGATGTCCGGCTTGATCCGGTCCCGGTGCGCCGCGAGCAGTCCGCCGTGCAGGGCGGCGACCAGATGCCCGCGCAGCGCCTGGAAGGCGTCGTAGGCGCCGCTGAAGTCGGGGCACTCCTCGACCACGTCCGCGCCCAGCGCCTCGATGTGCTTCAGCGCGCCCGCACACACCCGCCTGACCTCCCGCTCGACCGGCAGCACCCCGAGGTCGGGGCTGTAGCCGACCCGGCGCGGCGCGTCGAAGGTGTCGAGACGGTCGAGGAACGACGCGGGACACTCGGGGCGGGTGAGCGGGTCGTGCGGGTCGGACCCGACCATCGCGTCCAGCATCAGCGCGAGATCGGGGACGTTGCGGGCCATCGGCCCCTCCACCCACAGCGTGTCGAACGGTGTGGCGGGCCGCCGCCGGGGGATGCGGCCCGGCGTGGGGCGCAGGCCCACCGTGCCGTTGAAGCCCGACGGGGTGCGCAGGCTGCCGCCGAGGTCGTTGCCGGTGGCCAGCCAGGCGCTGCCCGAGGCCAGCGCCGCGGCCGAGCCGCCGGACGACCCGCCGACGGAGCGGCCCAGGTTCCACGGATTGCGGCTCGCGCCGAAGAGCGTGTTGTAGGTGTGCCCGCCGGCGAACTCCGGCACGTTCGACTTCGCGTACGGCACCGCCCCGTTGGACTCCAGGACCCTGACCATCGCGTCGGACTCGGCCGCGACCTCGTCGGTGAGCGGCGAACCGTGCGTGGTGCGCTGCCCCGCGACGTCGTTGTAGTCCTTCACCGCCACCGGCAGACCGGCCAGCATCCCGCGCTCCGCCGGAGCCCGCCGCTCCAGCTCCCGCGCGGCGCCGAGCGCGGCGTCGAAGAACCGGATGGGCAGCGCGTTGACCCGCTCGTCGGCCACCTCGGTGTGCGCCCGCAGTTCCTCCAGGACCGCGACCGGCGAGACGTCACCGGATCGCAGCAGACGGACCACTTCGCGGGCCGTCATCGTGATGAGACTCGACATGTTCACCTCGTCGGTTCGGCTGTCTTCGGCCTATGACGGTGCCGTCCAGGGGGAATTCGGGCAACGGACTCTTGTCACATGGAGGATGTGGCCATAATTTTGGCCGATGCCCGTATCCGAGGTCCTGAACGAGATCGACCGGCAGGTGCTCGCCGCGCTGATGGTCGACGGCCGGGCCGGCTGGCGGACCGTCGCCGCCGCGCTGGGGAAGCCGGAGCGGACCGTCGCCCGGCGCGGCGCCCGGCTCCTGGACAGCGGCATGGTCGAGGTCAGAGCGCTCACCGACCCGCATCGCAGCGAGGACGCCGACCCGTTCATCGTGCACGGCCAGTGCCGCCCCGGCGCCGTGTGGACCACCGCGGCCGAACTCGCCCGCCGCCAGGACTGCGTGACCTGCTACGCGCTCTCCGGCCCGCAGCACTTCTACGCCGACATCTGGTGCCCCGGACGCCGCCAGGCCCAGCTGTTCCTGCACGAACTCGGCGCCACCGGCGGCCTCGCGCACCTCTCCGTCTCACCCGTCCTGGAGTACATCCGGACCCTGCACGACTGGGAGCCCGGCATCCTCACCGCCGACCAGGCGCGAGCCGTCCGCACCACCGAGCCGGGACCCTGGCCCCGGTTCACCGAGCGGGTCGCCCTGGACCGGACCGACCGCGCCGTCGTCCGGGCGGTCACCGAGAACGGGCGCGCCACCTGCGAGGAGATCGCCCGGCAGGCCGGGATCTCGGAACAGACCGCGGCCCGCCGGCTCGACCGGCTCCGCGACAGCGGACTCCTCGTGTTCCGGGCCGTGTTCGACCCCGCCCTCATCGGACTGCCCACCGCCGCGCTGCTGTGGATCCGCCCCAGGCCGGACCGCGTGGAGAGCGTCGCCGCGGCGCTGCGCGCGGAGCCGGCCGTGCGCTACGCGGCGCTCACCCTGGGCGCGCACCAGATCGTCGCCGACGTCCGCCTCCCGTCGAAGGACGCCCTGCGCCGGCTCCTGCTCGGCGCACCGTGGCTGGCGGAGACCGACGCCGTCGAGAGCTCGCTCATCCTCGACGTCCTGAAACAGAGCCAGGTCCTCAACGGCGCCCTGCGCTGACCCGACGGACACCGCCCGCGCGGAGGCGGATCCTCGTGTTCGTGGACCTCGGCGAAAAATCTCGTGCGACAGCGGCAACCCGGCGCGGGGTCGTGCGTCGTGAGGGGGTGAAGGGCGCCGACCGGTGTCCTCGCCCCGACCGTGGAGAAACGACCGTGAACCACCTCGTCCCCGTCCGCAGCGCCGTCCTCGCCACCGGCCTGCTGGCCGCCCTGGCCACGATCCCCGTCGCCCACGCCACCCCCGCGCACTCGTCGGCGACCCCGGTGCCCGCGGCGTCCGCCACCAGCGCGCCGACCCCGGCCACCAGCACCCCGCCGACGGCCGAGCCGTCCGCCGCGCCGACCCTGCCGGGCGGCGGGAAGGATGCCACCGCGTCCGCGGTGCCGAGCGCCGCCGAGGGCACCGAGGCCCCCTCGGCCGTTCCTTCGGCCGCCCCTGCCGAGGACGAGCTGGCCCATACTGGTGCGTCGAACACCAGCACCACCGTGATGGGCGCCGGAGCCGTCGTCCTCGTCGCCGGTGGGGCGGGAGCCCTCATCGCCGTACGCCGCCGCTCGCACCGCTGACCCCGCCCCCGAGGAACCCCGTGCACAGCCCCGCAGTCACCCGACTCGCCCCGCGACCCCGGCCGTTCACGCCCGCGTACGGCCGGATCCGCCCCGGATGGCGGGCGTCGCTGCGCGGGCTGCTGCGCCGCGACCGGTCCACGCTCGAAGCGGCGCCCGGCCCGGACACACCGCGGTACACCTCCGCGTACGACACCGCGTACCCGTTCCAGCGGCCCGGCCGGCCGCCCACGATCAGCGAGCTCTACCACGCGCACCGGCTGCGCATGGTCCGGCTCGCGGTGCTGCTCGTGGACGACCTGTCCACCGCCGAGGACGTCGTCCAGGACGCGTTCACCGCCCTCTACCGGCGCCACGGCGAGCAGATCACCGAGGTCGACAACGCCCTCGGCTATCTGCGGACCTCGGTCGTCAACACCGCCCGGTCCGTACTGCGCCGACGCCGCACCGCCCGCGCCTGGACGCCGCCGCCGGCCGGTGAGGCTCCGTCCGCCGAGGACTCCGTCGTCCTCGACGAGGCACACCGCGAAGTGCTCGCCGCACTCGCCCGACTCACCCCGCGCCGCCGCGAGGTCCTCGTCCTGCGCTACTGGGCCGACCTCAGCGAGGCCGAGATAGCCGCCACCCTCGGCATCAGCAAAGGCGCGGTGAAATCGAACGCCAGCCGCGCGCTGGACGCGCTCGAAAGGATCCTGGAGGGCCGGATATGACGCCCCGAACCCCGCGGGCCGCACCGGCCGACCGCCCGGAGCACCCGACGGAGCGACGGCTGCACGCGGCGCTCGCCGCCCGCGCCGACAGCATCACCGTCCGCACGCTGCGCCCGGCCGAACCGCCCGGACCGCACCTGCGCCGACTGCCCCTGCTCCACCACGGGCGGCGCCGGTACGCGCTGGCCCTCGCCGGTCTCGCCACCGCCGCGGCGCTCGTCGTCGGCCTTCTCACCCGGGACACCGAACCGCACCGCACGCCCGTGCCGCCCGCCGCGCCCTCGGCACCGGCCGACCCCGACCGGGGCTCCACGCCCCCGTCGCCGGCCCCGTCCGACTCGCGGACACCGGGCACCGCGGTGCCGTCCCCGTCCGGCCCGGCGTACCCGACCAGGCCCGGCGGCACCGGTCCGACGGCGACCCCGAGCACCCCCGGCTGAGCCGGGACCGGCCGACACCCGCACACCGAGGCGTGCTTCCGTCCAGGCACACGGCACAGTTGGGGCACCACAGTGTCAGCACAGTGTCTGAGGGAGGAACGCGTGCTCGGTCTGGAGCTTGTCGTGCTGTTGGGGATCGCCGTGCTCGCCGGCTCCGCGCTCGGCGACCGGCTGCGCATCGCCCCGCAGGTGGTGCTCATGGCCATGGGCGTGCTGATCGGCCTGATCCCCGCGCTGCGGAAGGTCGAACTGCCCTCCGAGGTGGTGCTGCTGCTGTTCCTGCCCGTGCTGCTGGCCTGGGAGAGCC is a genomic window containing:
- a CDS encoding AsnC family transcriptional regulator; translated protein: MPVSEVLNEIDRQVLAALMVDGRAGWRTVAAALGKPERTVARRGARLLDSGMVEVRALTDPHRSEDADPFIVHGQCRPGAVWTTAAELARRQDCVTCYALSGPQHFYADIWCPGRRQAQLFLHELGATGGLAHLSVSPVLEYIRTLHDWEPGILTADQARAVRTTEPGPWPRFTERVALDRTDRAVVRAVTENGRATCEEIARQAGISEQTAARRLDRLRDSGLLVFRAVFDPALIGLPTAALLWIRPRPDRVESVAAALRAEPAVRYAALTLGAHQIVADVRLPSKDALRRLLLGAPWLAETDAVESSLILDVLKQSQVLNGALR
- a CDS encoding LAETG motif-containing sortase-dependent surface protein; the encoded protein is MNHLVPVRSAVLATGLLAALATIPVAHATPAHSSATPVPAASATSAPTPATSTPPTAEPSAAPTLPGGGKDATASAVPSAAEGTEAPSAVPSAAPAEDELAHTGASNTSTTVMGAGAVVLVAGGAGALIAVRRRSHR
- a CDS encoding SigE family RNA polymerase sigma factor, with the translated sequence MHSPAVTRLAPRPRPFTPAYGRIRPGWRASLRGLLRRDRSTLEAAPGPDTPRYTSAYDTAYPFQRPGRPPTISELYHAHRLRMVRLAVLLVDDLSTAEDVVQDAFTALYRRHGEQITEVDNALGYLRTSVVNTARSVLRRRRTARAWTPPPAGEAPSAEDSVVLDEAHREVLAALARLTPRRREVLVLRYWADLSEAEIAATLGISKGAVKSNASRALDALERILEGRI